The Flavobacterium commune genome contains the following window.
AAGTAATAAGATTACCAAACTAATAATCAACAAAATAGAAATCATTTTTGTTTTTTCTAAAACCTGAGCCTGAAGATTATTTTCAAATTCAATTTCGCTTATTTTTCTTTTATAAGCATCGATTTCAGAATTAACGATAGCAATATCAGCTGTTAATAATGGAACTGTATTTTGTTTTTCGCCATTACCTTTTTGATTCGAAATTAAATTCTCAGCTGTCGTTTTTGGCAATAACAAATTTTCGTTTTTAGCTCCGTTACCGTTTCCAACAGTATTTTGACTAAAAAGCGATAAGGATAATAATAAAAAAACAATCCGTATCAAATACATGGTTATTATATTAGCTTCAAATATAAAACAATCAATTGATTATGTATTCAATTGTAAGTTATATTTTAACAAAAAAAAAAATAGATTTTAATAAAACTATCAATCGCTTTTTTTATTCGGCTAACACAATAATTTCTTCATTTTGTTGTTCCCATTTTCCAACTACTGATGTAGCCAAAGCATTCCCTAAAACATTAGTAGCACTACGAAACATATCGCAAAAATGATCAATTGGTAAAATTAGTGCAATTCCCTCAACCGGAATGTCAAACATTCCGCAAGTGGCAGCCACAACTACTAAACTTGCTCTTGGCACACCTGCAATACCTTTACTGGTAAGCATCAAAACTAAAAGCATAGTCATTTGAACACCCAAATCTAAATGAATTCCATAAGCCTGAGCTATAAAAATACTAGCAAAAGTCATATACATCATACTGCCATCCAAATTAAAAGAATAACCTAAAGGCAACATAAACGAAACAATCCTGTCTTTAACCCCAAAACGTTCCAGTTCTTCTGTAAGCTTAGGAAAAACAGCTTCACTACTTGTGGTTCCAAAAGCAATAATTAAAGGGCCAATAATTCTTTTAAGCAAAATGGTCATTCGACCTTTAAGAAAAATATAACCTACTAATATCAATACAATCCAAATTGAAGAAATTCCAATTAAAAAAGAACCGAAAAATTTAAAATAGGTTATCGCCAATTCCTGAAAATCCCTCACAGCAAATACAGCAGCAATAGCGCCAAAAACACCTATAGGAGCAAATTTCATGACGTAATTAACCATTTTTAATACAATATGAGAAGTTTTATCTAAAGCACTAACGACAGGTTTTACGTAATCTCCCAAAGATGCAGCGGCTAAACCAAAGAAAATAGAGAAAATAACAATTTGCAAAATTTCATTAGTAGCCATTGCTTCAAAAATACTTTTAGGGACAATATGTTCTATAAAATTTTCGAAAGATATATTTTGTGTTTTGGCCGTTACCTCTGAAACAGAAGCCAAATCAACGTTTGACAAATTAAGTCCTACTCCGGGTTGAAGCAAGTTTACAAAAAACATCCCTAATAACAATGACAGGAATGAGGCCGTAAAAAACCATGCTAATGATTTTCCTCCAATTCTCCCTACCGTTTTAATATCTCCTAATTTAGCAATTCCAACAACCAAAGTGGTAAACACTAAAGGAGAGATAATCATTTGGACTAACCGAATAAAAACGGTAGCCAACATTTTTATTTTACTACTAAACGATTGAGCTGCTTCTACCGCAAGTGAATTATGAATAATAACACCTAAAACGGCACCAAGAAACATTGCAATTAAAATCTGGAAAGTAAGATTTCCTAAAAGTGATGGTTTTGAGGTATTCTTTTGCGTCATTTTATCTAGCTTTAAAGTTAAAATCCGGACAAAATGTACAAAAAAAAGGTGAGTATAATAAAAATTAATACCTCACCTTTTTATATTTATTATATTACTAAAAAACAATATGATTATTTCAAAAATATCGTTTATTAATAGGTTTTATTTATCAAATAAAAATCTGCCAATACAATTGCTGCCATAGCTTCAACAATAGGCACAGCACGAGGAACTACACAAGGATCATGACGACCTTTACCTGTCATCTCGGTGATATTCCCTTTATTGTCTAATGAATCTTGTTTTTGCATAATAGTAGCCACCGGCTTGAAAGCTACACGGAAATAAATATCCATTCCGTTGCTTATTCCTCCCTGAATTCCTCCTGAAAGATTGGTTTTGGTAGTTCCATCAGCATTGTATAAATCATTATGCTGGCTACCTTTCATTTTCGAACCTTCAAAACCGCTTCCAAATTCAAATCCTTTTACCGCATTAATAGAAAGCATGGCTTTTCCTAATTCGGCATGCAATTTATCAAAAACAGGCTCCCCAAGTCCAATAGGCACATTTTGAATCACACAAGTAACCACACCACCTACAGTATCTCCTTCTTTACGAATTTGCTTGATGTAATCTTCCATTGTTGCAGCCATGGCTTCGTCAGGACAACGTACCGGATTGCTTTCTATTTTAGAAAAATCCAATTCCTCATAGGATTTATCCAAAGAAAGAGGTCCTACAGCCGAAACATAAGCATTTATCTTGATTTCAGACAACATTTGTTTTGCTATAGCTCCCGCTACTACTCTACTAGCTGTTTCACGAGCCGAACTTCTTCCTCCTCCACGATAATCTCTAAAACCGTATTTTTGATCATACACATAATCGGCATGACTAGGTCGGTAATTGTCTTTTATATGAGAATAATCGTCTGATTTTTGATTGGTATTTGGAATAATAAAACCAATAGGCGTACCAGTTGTTTTACCTTCAAAAATTCCGGATAAAAACTGAACATCATCCGGTTCTTTTCTTTGTGTAACAATAGCTGATTGTCCTGGTTTTCTTCTTGACATTTCCAGTTGAATAGCATCAAAATCTAATGCAATTCCTGATGGGCAACCATCAATGATTCCTCCTAAAGCTTCTCCGTGTGATTCTCCAAAAGTTGTTATTCTAAATAGTGTTCCGTAGCTATTTCCTGCCATTATAATTAATTTTGAACAAAAATACTATTTTAGTTTTAGCTTTAAAAATTAATGATTTAAAGATTTCAATCTTAGTCATAAAATTGCTTCTTTATTTACAAACAACAACCTATTTGTTAACCTTAACTTTAAGATAAATTCACGTTTAGAGCGTTAATTTGCATAACAACAAATGAATAAATCAATTGAAAAAAAGAAAAGTTGAAGTAGTTGTAATTTCCGATGTTCATCTGGGAACTTACGGAAGTCATGCCAAAGAATTATACAATTATCTGTCGTCTATAAAGCCTGAAATTTTAGTACTCAATGGCGATATTATTGACATTTGGCAATTTAGAAAATCCTATTTCCCTAAATCACATTTAAAAGTAATCCAAAAAATCATCAGCTTTGCTTCTAAAGGAACTAAAGTCTATTACATTACCGGAAATCATGACGAAATGCTCCGAAAATTTACCGAAATGAATATGGGGAATTTTATCTTAGCCGATAAAGTGGTTTTAGAAATGAACGATAAGAAAGCCTGGATTTTCCACGGTGATGTTTTTGATGCTTCGGTGAATCATGCCAAATGGATTGCCAAACTTGGCGGTTTGGGTTATGATTATTTAATTCTAATTAACCGCTTTTTTAATTGGTGTTTAAACAAAATGGGGAAAGAACCTTATTCTTTTTCTAAAAAAATAAAGGCGAGTGTAAAAAAAGCAGTCAAACACATTTCGGATTTTGAAGAAACTGCAACTGAATTAGCAATCGAAAATAAATACGATTATGTTATATGTGGTCATATTCACGAACCAAAAATTCTCAAAAAAGAGAACAAAAACGGTTCAACTATGTACTTGAACTCGGGAGATTGGGTAGAAAATCTTACATCTTTAGAATACAACAGAAAAAAGTGGAAATTATATCGATACCAGGAGTCAAAATATAATGAAACTATAAATCTTGCCGAGAAAGAAGAACTTACTGGAGAACAACTAATTGCATCAATAATCCTTTCAAAATAAAACTTCATAATCCTTTTTTTGCTAAAAAAAGATGGGAATTCTATAAAATTTTATAATTATATAATAAACTTAGCGTTTGATAATAATTGTAAATTTGTAATAAAATAAAACAAAACTTTATTTATGAAAAAAATTATTTTATCAGCTTTTATGCTAATGGGATTAGCATTTAGCACACAAGCACAGGAAATTTCAAAAAATGCTTTAGGTTTGCGTTTGGGTGACAATGATGGTTTTGGTGGTGAGATTTCATACCAAAGAGGATTGTCTGACAACAACCGTTTAGAATTAGATTTGGGATGGAGAAACAGCAACAATGTTGATGCTTTCAAATTAACTGGTATCTACCAATGGGTTTGGAACATTGACGGAGGTTTCAACTGGTACGCTGGTGTTGGTGGAGGTTTAGGTAGCTGGAGCATAGACAATAATGCTATTGACGATAGCGGAACTTTTGCTTTTGTAGCTGGTAACCTTGGTATTGAATATGGTTTTGACGAAGTGCCAATTCAACTTTCTTTAGACATCAGACCTGAGTTGTATTTCAATTCTGATGATTTTAGAAATGATAACTTTGGTCCGGACATCGCTTTAGGTATCAGATATCAATTCTAATCTAAAAAAGAATTACATATTAAAAATGCCACTTGCTAGTGGCATTTTCTATTTTATAACAATTTGCTTTTTCGAATTGATTTTCACTACAGTATAAGGATAAGTAATTTGTTGAATCAACATTGCTCCCGGTTCAGGCTTTGTTTCTTTTAGAGTGATAACAATTTCGGTTTCAGTTTCAGTAACATTATCAACTGTTATCGAATAGCCGCCAGTATTTTTTTCGCCCATATTCAATACAACAAAATTAGATTGCTGAACATCATCAGTATTAATTTTTCCTTTCAGTTTTTCGTCGTTTAACAACATTTTAATTTCATTGGATTCTGATAGAATTTCATAAAAATTAATATTTGCTCCTCCGTCGTTTTGCTGTAATAAAACTTCGTACAAAGGTTTATTCACATTAGTTTTTTGTGTGGTACTACAGGAAAACATCACTAAAAGCATTGCTACCGAAACTAACGTTTTTTTCATTTTTATAGAAATATCAATTAGCGATTTAATCATCATGGGGTTTCGTCGAATGTTTGGCTTTTTTAGTGTATTTTTTAATTGCTTTTTCATAAATATCAATATAAATAGGCAAAATATGTTTGATGTCAAACTTCTTAGCTACCGTTAAGGCATTCTCTTTGAATTGGGCTAAAACGGTATCGTCTTTTAATATTTTCAAGGCATTTTCGGCCATTTCGTCAATATTACCTACAGTACTTAAATAACCGGAAACTCCCTCAAAATTCACCTCAGGCAAACCTCCTGAATTACTTGAAATAACTGGAACTCCCCAAGCCATTGCTTCCAGAGCTGCTAATCCAAAACTCTCTGTTTCTGACGGTAATAAAAACAAATCCGAATTGCTTAAAATTTTATCAATTTCGTTACTGTTACCAAAAAAGATTACCTTCTCTAATATCCCTAATTCCTGACACAATAATTCCGCCTTTTCTTTTTCCGGTCCATCACCTACCATCAATAATTTGGCTGGAATTTCTTTTTGTATTTTGTAAAAAATTCGAATAATATCCGGAATGCGTTTTACTTTTCTAAAATTAGAAATATGTGTAATAATACGCTCTTCGGGTTTAGCAATAAGCGTTCGCTGGCAAGGAATATTATAATCTTTTACGTTTTTGTCTAACTCAATAAAGTTAGGTATAACATGAATATCTCTCTTGATATTAAACAATTTATAGGTATCTTCTTTTAAACTTTGAGAAACAGAAGTTACCACATCTGATTTATTGATGCTAAAACTCACCGCAGGTTTATAATGCGGATGATTCCCCACCAAAGTAATATCTGTTCCATGAAGTGTTGTAATCATTGGGATTTCAATTCCTTCATTTTTAAGCATTTGCTTAGCCATATAACCTGCATAAGCGTGAGGAATAGCATAGTGTACATGCAACAACTCTATTTTATAAAGTTTGACCATATCGACCAGTTTACTCGATAAGGCTAATTCATAAGGTTGATAATGAAATAAAGGATACTCGGGAACGTTTACTTCGTGATAATGCACATTAGGATTCAACAAAGCCAGACGTACTGGCTGACTGTAGGTTATAAAATGAACTTCATGTCCTAAACGAGCTAATTCTAAACCTAATTCGGTAGCTACAACACCACTTCCTCCAAAGGTTGGATAACAAACTATTGCTATTTTCATGTATAAATTTTAGTACTACGAATGTACTGAAAAAGCAATAAAAAAGAGTTAAATTAAGTTAAAACTAAGTGTTTGAAACAAAATCATCAGCATAAAAAAAGGAGAACAAAATTCTCCTTTTCTATTTTATTAAAAAAATCTACTGTGCCAGCTATCGGCTGCGGGAACTTCCCAGGATTCATTGTATTCCTGAATATTGTTAATCAGATTATTAAAAACAATTGTGTTTTCGGTAACCGCTTTATCCTTTACCATTTTTTTGAAATCAATCAATGGCTTATGAGCAATATGTTCTCCTAATTTAAAAGTTACATTCATTTTATCCAACAAATCAACTCCATATTTTTGTTCCAAACTTTGAATAAAAACCACCGAAGCATCAATAGAACAACCTGTAGCAGCTTGCACCTCCTGATTAACAGCAATAATAATAAATCGATTGTATTTTAATTGATAAGAAGCTTCTAAACTAGTTCCGTGTGCAGCCCAACCGTTAAGAAACAATTCTAAATCTTTTTCAATTTCAGAAAATTCGGCATCCGAAAATTTTCTATTTGATTGATAAATCCAAATTCTGGATTCTTCCGGTAAATTTTCAAATGGTACGTACATGATATATTAAGTTATTTTATTTTTATTAAATTCAAAATGAGGAAACCATACCAAATCCAAGTTGTTTTCCATCATAATAGGGAACAAATACTGATTTTCTATTTTTATGCTTTTTTGACGACAGCAGTTTATTTACTGCTGGATGCAACCAGTAAGCTGCTTTTGCACTCAAAATTCCTATACCTGCTCCTGCAATAACATCAGTAAGCCAATGCCTGTCATTATACATTCTAAAAGCTCCTGTTCCTGCCGCAACAGCATATCCTGCCACACCATACCAAGGCGAAACCTCTTTGTATTCCTGATACATTAATTCAGCCCCCATAAAGGCTATTGCAGTATGCCCTGAAGGAAACGAATCGAAACTGGAACCATCCGGTCTTTCAACATTAGTTGTCGTTTTAAGCGTTCCTACAGTTATTCCCATAATTAAAGTAGCAGTTGCAAGAATAATCGTTTTATCTCTAAGATTATTCTTCCCTTTTACACCAAAAGCTTCTAAAGCATATAATGAAGCTGCGGGTGCATAAAGAGTAAAATCATCTATAGTAAACTTTTTGTCGAAATTTTCATTAACCTCTTCCTTAATTTCAGAATTAACCGATTTTAAAAAATCACTTCCAAGCCCAACTACTCCATAACCAATTAAAACAGTGGGAATAATTAATTGCTTTTTATTAAAATGCAATTGCTCTTTGGTTTTTATCTCTAAAGTATCTGTTTTCTTTTCATCATAATTAGTCTGAGCTTGCAAAACAAAACTCATACATAGCATTATAAAAAAAACAGATTTTTTTAAAATCATATTTTTAGATAGTTAAAAAGTAACTACAAATCCTGTGCATTAGCAATTAGCTCAGCAATATCCATTACTTTCACATCTGCTTCTTTCTCTTTGTGTTTGATACCATCAGTCATCATGGTATTGCAAAACGGGCATCCGGTAGCAATTATTTCCGATTGAGTCTCTAAAGCATCTTCGGTTCTTTCGAC
Protein-coding sequences here:
- a CDS encoding protease complex subunit PrcB family protein, with the translated sequence MKKTLVSVAMLLVMFSCSTTQKTNVNKPLYEVLLQQNDGGANINFYEILSESNEIKMLLNDEKLKGKINTDDVQQSNFVVLNMGEKNTGGYSITVDNVTETETEIVITLKETKPEPGAMLIQQITYPYTVVKINSKKQIVIK
- a CDS encoding ABC transporter ATPase encodes the protein MYVPFENLPEESRIWIYQSNRKFSDAEFSEIEKDLELFLNGWAAHGTSLEASYQLKYNRFIIIAVNQEVQAATGCSIDASVVFIQSLEQKYGVDLLDKMNVTFKLGEHIAHKPLIDFKKMVKDKAVTENTIVFNNLINNIQEYNESWEVPAADSWHSRFF
- a CDS encoding phosphatase PAP2 family protein produces the protein MSFVLQAQTNYDEKKTDTLEIKTKEQLHFNKKQLIIPTVLIGYGVVGLGSDFLKSVNSEIKEEVNENFDKKFTIDDFTLYAPAASLYALEAFGVKGKNNLRDKTIILATATLIMGITVGTLKTTTNVERPDGSSFDSFPSGHTAIAFMGAELMYQEYKEVSPWYGVAGYAVAAGTGAFRMYNDRHWLTDVIAGAGIGILSAKAAYWLHPAVNKLLSSKKHKNRKSVFVPYYDGKQLGFGMVSSF
- a CDS encoding porin family protein, whose product is MKKIILSAFMLMGLAFSTQAQEISKNALGLRLGDNDGFGGEISYQRGLSDNNRLELDLGWRNSNNVDAFKLTGIYQWVWNIDGGFNWYAGVGGGLGSWSIDNNAIDDSGTFAFVAGNLGIEYGFDEVPIQLSLDIRPELYFNSDDFRNDNFGPDIALGIRYQF
- the bshA gene encoding N-acetyl-alpha-D-glucosaminyl L-malate synthase BshA, whose amino-acid sequence is MKIAIVCYPTFGGSGVVATELGLELARLGHEVHFITYSQPVRLALLNPNVHYHEVNVPEYPLFHYQPYELALSSKLVDMVKLYKIELLHVHYAIPHAYAGYMAKQMLKNEGIEIPMITTLHGTDITLVGNHPHYKPAVSFSINKSDVVTSVSQSLKEDTYKLFNIKRDIHVIPNFIELDKNVKDYNIPCQRTLIAKPEERIITHISNFRKVKRIPDIIRIFYKIQKEIPAKLLMVGDGPEKEKAELLCQELGILEKVIFFGNSNEIDKILSNSDLFLLPSETESFGLAALEAMAWGVPVISSNSGGLPEVNFEGVSGYLSTVGNIDEMAENALKILKDDTVLAQFKENALTVAKKFDIKHILPIYIDIYEKAIKKYTKKAKHSTKPHDD
- a CDS encoding UDP-2,3-diacylglucosamine diphosphatase, with product MKKRKVEVVVISDVHLGTYGSHAKELYNYLSSIKPEILVLNGDIIDIWQFRKSYFPKSHLKVIQKIISFASKGTKVYYITGNHDEMLRKFTEMNMGNFILADKVVLEMNDKKAWIFHGDVFDASVNHAKWIAKLGGLGYDYLILINRFFNWCLNKMGKEPYSFSKKIKASVKKAVKHISDFEETATELAIENKYDYVICGHIHEPKILKKENKNGSTMYLNSGDWVENLTSLEYNRKKWKLYRYQESKYNETINLAEKEELTGEQLIASIILSK
- the aroC gene encoding chorismate synthase, which gives rise to MAGNSYGTLFRITTFGESHGEALGGIIDGCPSGIALDFDAIQLEMSRRKPGQSAIVTQRKEPDDVQFLSGIFEGKTTGTPIGFIIPNTNQKSDDYSHIKDNYRPSHADYVYDQKYGFRDYRGGGRSSARETASRVVAGAIAKQMLSEIKINAYVSAVGPLSLDKSYEELDFSKIESNPVRCPDEAMAATMEDYIKQIRKEGDTVGGVVTCVIQNVPIGLGEPVFDKLHAELGKAMLSINAVKGFEFGSGFEGSKMKGSQHNDLYNADGTTKTNLSGGIQGGISNGMDIYFRVAFKPVATIMQKQDSLDNKGNITEMTGKGRHDPCVVPRAVPIVEAMAAIVLADFYLINKTY
- a CDS encoding dicarboxylate/amino acid:cation symporter, coding for MTQKNTSKPSLLGNLTFQILIAMFLGAVLGVIIHNSLAVEAAQSFSSKIKMLATVFIRLVQMIISPLVFTTLVVGIAKLGDIKTVGRIGGKSLAWFFTASFLSLLLGMFFVNLLQPGVGLNLSNVDLASVSEVTAKTQNISFENFIEHIVPKSIFEAMATNEILQIVIFSIFFGLAAASLGDYVKPVVSALDKTSHIVLKMVNYVMKFAPIGVFGAIAAVFAVRDFQELAITYFKFFGSFLIGISSIWIVLILVGYIFLKGRMTILLKRIIGPLIIAFGTTSSEAVFPKLTEELERFGVKDRIVSFMLPLGYSFNLDGSMMYMTFASIFIAQAYGIHLDLGVQMTMLLVLMLTSKGIAGVPRASLVVVAATCGMFDIPVEGIALILPIDHFCDMFRSATNVLGNALATSVVGKWEQQNEEIIVLAE